A single genomic interval of Mycolicibacterium sp. MU0053 harbors:
- a CDS encoding DNA-binding protein → MTVTLDNPDALLLPRDVAALRCTTENALAQERWRGRGPRYVRDGRRVLYRAGDLTDYIAAHTIEPGAPVPQQE, encoded by the coding sequence ATGACCGTCACCCTCGACAACCCCGACGCGCTGCTGCTGCCGCGTGACGTCGCCGCGCTGCGGTGCACCACCGAGAACGCCCTGGCGCAGGAGAGGTGGCGCGGTCGCGGCCCGCGCTATGTGCGCGACGGGCGGCGCGTGCTGTACCGGGCCGGTGACCTCACCGACTACATCGCCGCACACACGATTGAGCCGGGAGCGCCAGTGCCGCAACAGGAGTGA
- a CDS encoding tyrosine-type recombinase/integrase yields MPQKKPAAATRSRRGFGRLRQRGSGRWQASYLHHGALHYAPATFPTKDSGASWLQNERDLIDLDRRKPGTWTPPAERVTKAAARKLTLRDYAKPWLQHRNLSPRTRDNYEYHLERNILPTLGDSALAEITAEDVRVWFTGLGTEHRTRNAQAYGVLQAVLNTATDDGLIDRSPARIKGAAAVKHTKRSVVLLEPDELAALADKMPETLRLTVLLAGWCGLRRGELFALTRADVADDAATVRVSKAVTFRHGKFEAGPTKTKESNRTVTVPPHLRPIIAAHLRAYVGEAKTALLFADPATGGYYAEGRYRAPFFNARQAIGKDELHFHDLRHFGGVMAAVAGGTTKEVMARLGHVTSGTAMRYQHVAAGRADMLADRLSELAAPVSGDAPAAG; encoded by the coding sequence ATGCCGCAGAAGAAACCCGCCGCCGCCACCCGTAGCCGCCGGGGGTTCGGGCGGCTTCGCCAACGCGGGTCGGGCCGCTGGCAGGCGAGCTACCTCCATCACGGCGCGCTGCATTACGCCCCGGCGACGTTTCCGACGAAGGACTCCGGTGCGTCGTGGTTGCAGAACGAGCGTGACCTGATCGACCTCGACCGCCGCAAGCCGGGCACCTGGACCCCACCCGCCGAGCGGGTGACCAAGGCTGCGGCGCGCAAACTCACGCTGCGCGACTACGCGAAGCCGTGGCTGCAGCACCGCAACCTCTCGCCACGCACCCGCGACAACTACGAGTACCACCTTGAGCGGAACATCTTGCCGACACTGGGGGATTCGGCGCTGGCCGAGATTACGGCCGAGGACGTGCGCGTGTGGTTCACCGGCCTGGGCACCGAGCACCGCACCCGCAACGCTCAGGCCTATGGCGTGCTGCAGGCGGTGCTGAACACCGCGACCGATGACGGTCTGATCGACCGCAGCCCGGCCCGCATCAAGGGCGCGGCGGCGGTGAAGCACACCAAGCGGTCGGTGGTGTTGTTGGAGCCCGACGAGTTGGCGGCGCTGGCCGACAAGATGCCCGAGACGCTGCGGCTGACAGTGCTGCTGGCCGGGTGGTGCGGGCTGCGGCGAGGGGAGTTGTTCGCGCTGACGCGGGCCGACGTCGCCGACGATGCGGCCACGGTGCGCGTCAGCAAGGCGGTGACGTTCCGGCACGGCAAGTTCGAGGCCGGGCCGACCAAGACCAAGGAGTCCAACCGCACCGTCACCGTGCCGCCGCACCTGCGCCCGATCATCGCGGCGCACCTGCGCGCCTATGTCGGGGAGGCCAAGACGGCGCTGCTGTTCGCCGACCCGGCGACGGGTGGCTACTACGCCGAGGGCCGGTATCGCGCGCCGTTCTTCAACGCCCGGCAGGCCATCGGCAAGGACGAACTGCATTTCCACGATCTGCGGCACTTCGGCGGCGTGATGGCGGCGGTGGCCGGAGGCACCACGAAGGAGGTCATGGCCCGGTTGGGTCACGTCACCAGCGGCACCGCCATGCGCTATCAGCACGTCGCCGCCGGGCGGGCCGACATGCTCGCCGATCGCCTGTCGGAGCTGGCCGCTCCGGTGTCGGGCGACGCGCCAGCGGCGGGCTGA
- a CDS encoding flagellar hook-length control protein, with protein sequence MTTATTSDVITAAMSIASDAADGKLSPTDLQTTAVAECRELFGTVVGEGDALWTLHADVARQAIALGALSADELSEWTAVMRRRTGEASEAPAPPLDLLPAKSAASVDESQPESTDEPEATPAGGVAGALAVLAALATAARSAETEAAPTPAPKRPTDGYDPLAGWDAGSSRRP encoded by the coding sequence ATGACCACCGCCACGACGTCCGACGTCATCACCGCCGCGATGTCGATCGCCAGCGACGCCGCCGACGGCAAGCTGTCGCCGACCGATCTGCAGACCACCGCCGTCGCCGAGTGCCGGGAGTTGTTCGGCACCGTCGTCGGTGAAGGCGATGCCCTGTGGACCCTGCACGCCGACGTCGCCCGGCAGGCGATCGCGCTCGGGGCGCTGAGCGCCGACGAACTCAGCGAGTGGACAGCGGTGATGCGCCGCCGCACCGGAGAAGCGTCGGAGGCACCCGCCCCACCCCTCGACCTGTTGCCGGCGAAATCGGCTGCGAGCGTTGACGAGAGCCAGCCGGAATCGACCGACGAACCTGAAGCCACTCCGGCGGGCGGCGTGGCCGGGGCGCTCGCCGTCCTCGCGGCGCTCGCGACTGCAGCCCGCTCCGCCGAGACCGAGGCTGCGCCGACTCCTGCACCGAAGCGCCCCACCGACGGGTACGACCCGCTGGCGGGGTGGGACGCCGGAAGTAGTCGCCGACCGTGA
- a CDS encoding maleylpyruvate isomerase family mycothiol-dependent enzyme, protein MRLSRAERERVFAAVADERRSIATLIDSLSPDQLATASLCAGWDVKTVAAHLVSDFADGFWGFLASGIRHASIDRGIDALARRRAQASAAEIAETLRSRADHRLSPPVTGPLSGLADVLVHGADIRIPLGIPHHPDPAQVARVLDFLTSPTQIGFFPRRRLRGIALHDEDTGKTWGRGETIHGPGVAVMVAVCGRTAAFGRLAGPGVPLLQSRLT, encoded by the coding sequence GTGCGCCTGAGCCGAGCAGAACGCGAGCGGGTATTCGCGGCGGTGGCGGACGAGCGTCGGTCGATCGCCACCCTGATCGACAGCCTCAGCCCCGATCAGCTGGCCACGGCAAGCCTCTGCGCCGGGTGGGATGTCAAAACCGTAGCCGCGCATTTGGTCAGTGATTTTGCCGACGGGTTCTGGGGCTTCCTGGCCAGCGGCATCCGTCACGCAAGTATCGATCGGGGCATCGACGCGTTGGCCCGTCGCCGGGCGCAAGCATCAGCCGCCGAGATCGCCGAGACGTTGCGTAGTCGCGCCGACCATAGGCTGAGCCCGCCGGTGACCGGTCCGCTATCAGGCCTCGCTGACGTGTTGGTGCACGGTGCCGACATACGCATCCCTCTTGGAATTCCGCATCACCCGGATCCCGCACAAGTCGCCAGGGTGCTCGATTTCCTGACCAGCCCGACTCAGATCGGCTTTTTCCCGCGCCGACGACTCCGCGGCATCGCGTTGCACGACGAGGACACCGGAAAAACTTGGGGCCGTGGCGAAACGATCCACGGTCCGGGAGTGGCGGTGATGGTGGCGGTATGCGGACGCACCGCCGCGTTCGGTCGACTCGCCGGACCCGGGGTACCCCTATTGCAGTCTCGCCTCACTTGA
- a CDS encoding ATP-binding protein: MSNERDNMEFSNDPRSGAGSPEANGHNGNGHVVPADLPADFGKRPRRVNERPPGDHSPYPDRPANFVPGSPEAATTVGGLYAAEHGVARGKLARGTRGYETVAQLGSVTLAHARATGLIDRDHKPSVAEVSQWYAGLDAALGWEWEPETPATVATAAGLKAAIKGLDPDRKIALTTIDALAAEGVQWAAAVVEAARAENTYAALIGDRKQRPLSLTTAQLYDRGAPPEDIVTLPAATTTSLGESARVVRAWDAEDRLRATEQARATEAAKLVAAVEIPGRINLATYTPPDTAWLIDGLIPMDGSLGLFAERKAGKTTTVVEMVRSMLSGDEFLGRFATHLPAGARVALLDTEMTPAMLHHEYTKVGVPVDDLDRIDLHPLRGRSRLLDLRDDATRARWQNLIAPGALIVVDCLYTVLAAAQVDESSAQVSDIIDGIKALAVQCGAAGLVIVHHLGKDPTKGARGHSSIEGGVDTLATIWLDGPPAADTPRLFSATGRLDVDVPPALLNRGDDNRLTLSASTPKADRARAADRSDDDTAWKLISDHPGKSLRGLEELPTETRKLSRSRLRRALDRLDGLGYIVNRGSAERPAWHAADRPGDAFTIAAERAD; this comes from the coding sequence ATGTCCAACGAGAGGGACAACATGGAGTTTAGCAACGATCCGCGCAGCGGTGCCGGATCACCAGAGGCCAACGGTCACAACGGCAACGGGCACGTCGTTCCGGCTGACCTCCCCGCCGACTTCGGTAAGCGCCCACGCAGGGTCAACGAGCGTCCGCCCGGCGACCACAGCCCGTACCCCGATCGGCCCGCCAACTTCGTGCCCGGTTCACCCGAGGCCGCGACGACCGTGGGCGGTCTCTATGCCGCTGAGCATGGTGTGGCGAGGGGCAAGCTGGCCAGGGGCACACGGGGTTACGAGACGGTCGCGCAGCTGGGCAGCGTCACCCTGGCTCACGCCAGGGCGACCGGGCTGATCGACCGTGACCACAAGCCCTCGGTGGCCGAGGTGTCGCAGTGGTACGCCGGACTGGACGCGGCGCTGGGGTGGGAGTGGGAGCCGGAGACGCCCGCCACAGTCGCCACCGCCGCCGGGCTCAAGGCCGCGATCAAGGGGCTGGACCCCGACCGCAAGATCGCGCTGACGACGATCGACGCGCTCGCGGCCGAGGGTGTGCAGTGGGCGGCGGCGGTGGTTGAGGCGGCGCGTGCGGAGAACACCTACGCCGCGCTCATCGGCGACCGTAAGCAGCGCCCGCTGTCGCTCACCACGGCGCAGCTGTACGACCGGGGAGCACCGCCCGAGGACATCGTCACGCTGCCCGCCGCGACAACCACGTCGCTCGGTGAGTCGGCTCGCGTCGTGCGCGCCTGGGACGCGGAAGATCGACTACGCGCCACTGAGCAGGCCCGCGCCACCGAGGCCGCGAAGCTGGTTGCCGCCGTGGAGATTCCCGGTCGGATCAACCTCGCGACATACACCCCTCCCGACACGGCCTGGCTGATCGACGGGCTGATACCGATGGACGGGAGCCTGGGCCTGTTCGCCGAGCGGAAGGCCGGCAAGACCACCACCGTGGTCGAGATGGTGCGCTCGATGCTAAGCGGCGACGAGTTCCTGGGTCGGTTCGCCACCCACCTGCCCGCCGGGGCGCGAGTGGCGTTGCTGGACACCGAGATGACCCCGGCGATGCTGCACCATGAGTACACGAAAGTCGGGGTGCCCGTCGATGACCTCGACCGCATCGACCTGCACCCGCTGCGGGGTCGCAGCCGCCTGCTGGACTTGCGCGACGACGCCACTCGGGCGCGCTGGCAGAACTTGATCGCGCCGGGCGCGTTGATCGTCGTGGACTGCCTCTACACCGTGCTCGCGGCGGCTCAGGTGGACGAGAGTTCGGCGCAGGTGTCCGACATCATCGACGGCATCAAGGCGCTCGCGGTCCAGTGCGGTGCCGCCGGGCTGGTCATCGTGCACCACCTCGGCAAGGACCCCACCAAAGGCGCTCGCGGCCATAGCTCGATCGAGGGTGGCGTCGACACCCTGGCGACCATCTGGCTCGACGGCCCGCCCGCCGCCGACACGCCCCGGCTGTTCTCGGCGACCGGGCGCCTTGATGTCGACGTGCCTCCGGCGCTGCTAAACCGTGGTGACGACAACCGGCTGACACTCAGCGCCAGCACTCCGAAGGCCGACCGCGCCAGGGCGGCGGATCGCAGCGACGACGACACCGCCTGGAAGCTCATCAGCGACCACCCCGGCAAGTCGCTGCGGGGTCTCGAAGAACTCCCGACCGAGACCCGCAAGCTGTCGCGGAGCCGCCTGCGGCGGGCGCTCGATCGGCTCGACGGCCTCGGCTACATCGTCAATCGCGGCAGCGCCGAGCGGCCCGCGTGGCACGCCGCCGACCGGCCTGGCGACGCCTTCACGATCGCTGCCGAGCGCGCCGATTGA
- a CDS encoding excisionase family DNA-binding protein codes for MSAKTTTPHFISLQDAATRTGFSVFTFREKIASGELPAYRLSDKPGSAIRVKVVDVDALMKPFIPAEIYADRSAVAP; via the coding sequence GTGAGTGCCAAGACCACCACTCCGCATTTCATCTCCCTGCAGGACGCCGCGACCCGTACTGGGTTCTCGGTGTTCACCTTCCGCGAGAAGATCGCCAGCGGCGAGCTACCCGCCTACCGGCTCTCGGACAAGCCCGGCAGCGCCATCCGCGTGAAGGTCGTCGACGTCGACGCGCTGATGAAGCCGTTCATCCCGGCGGAGATATACGCCGATCGCTCGGCGGTCGCTCCATGA